One window of Amaranthus tricolor cultivar Red isolate AtriRed21 chromosome 13, ASM2621246v1, whole genome shotgun sequence genomic DNA carries:
- the LOC130797596 gene encoding uncharacterized protein LOC130797596, translated as MACRCISFIFSTKFLLILLLLSAIPIGILIALERTPPSTHVYQYHSNSWFRESATWDDANRRFIVSGLEGSVGVINVPDDHRDDQVLDEIRVVKDVDLAGNASVGISIDRSRNRLLVVVTDLIGNRYSGLAAYDLSSWQRLFLTHLTRPGDEKSMADDVAIDEEGNAYVTDAKGSKLWKVDENGKLSSIIKRPLFTSKEWYKNLVALNGIVYHPDGYLLVVHTFSGNLYKIDLKNGEEVKLVKIVKGSLRFADGLELVSPSKLVAAGNPAGRLVESTDGWETASVVGSFSGIMHRLATSAMVKDGKVYLSHLIGLGYPKRKHVIVEAQFSS; from the exons ATGGCTTGTAGATGTATCTCCTTCATCTTCTCCACCAAATTCCTTCTCATTCTTCTCCTTCTCTCAGCCATTCCAATAGGTATTCTCATCGCTCTTGAGAGGACCCCACCTTCAACACACGTGTACCAATACCATAGCAACAGCTGGTTCAGAGAATCTGCCACATGGGACGATGCTAACCGTCGATTTATCGTCTCTGGCTTAGAAGGTAGTGTAGGAGTAATCAATGTCCCTGATGATCATCGTGATGATCAAGTGCTGGATGAAATCAGAGTCGTTAAAGATGTTGATTTGGCTGGAAATGCTTCTGTGGGTATTTCTATCGACCGGTCCAGAAATCGTCTCCTTGTTGTTGTTACTGACTTGATTGGAAATCGTTACAGTGGACTCGCTGCATACGATCTTTCCTCTTGGCAGCGTTTGTTTCTCACTCACCTCACCAGACCCG GTGATGAAAAATCCATGGCGGATGATGTAGCAATTGATGAAGAAGGCAACGCATACGTAACCGACGCGAAAGGCAGCAAGCTTTGGAAGGTGGATGAAAATGGAAAGTTATCATCAATCATAAAACGTCCACTTTTCACCTCAAAAGAATGGTACAAAAATTTGGTTGCACTCAATGGAATTGTGTACCACCCAGATGGTTACTTATTAGTAGTTCACACATTTTCCGGAAATTTATACAAGATTGACTTAAAAAATGGGGAAGAAGTCAAGTTAGTTAAGATAGTGAAGGGATCACTTAGATTTGCTGATGGGTTAGAGCTTGTATCTCCCTCTAAACTCGTGGCTGCCGGAAACCCGGCAGGACGGTTGGTGGAGAGCACGGATGGATGGGAGACTGCTTCGGTTGTCGGAAGTTTTTCCGGTATAATGCATAGATTGGCCACCTCTGCAATGGTGAAGGATGGGAAGGTGTATTTGAGTCATTTGATTGGGTTGGGTTATCCTAAGAGAAAACACGTTATTGTAGAAGCTCAGTTTAGCTCTTAG